The genomic DNA agtCCAAGGGTTTCAGGGTATACCATCTTTCTCTGGCAGCACTGGGAAGGAGGCACGTTCCAGTCATACACGTACGAGAGTCGGAGTTTCACCTCCTCCTTGCAAAGCTTCCCCTCCTTGGCCAGAGTCTGATGCTTCTCCAGCATGTCCTCCAGGCTCTGCTTGTGCGTCACCACATACTTATTGTTGCAACCGCGCGACTTGTACTCGGTGTCAAAGCGAGGGTCGTGAATCCTCTTGACGTCCACGGGAGCCAGCCAGGCACCCAAGGAGACGTCCTCGCTTTGCCAGAGGTTGAGATAGTCTTGGCTCAGGCGCAGGTAGTGCACCAGGTCGGATGAGATGACATAGCCCCCGCCCAGGGCATAAGGAAGGTAGTAGTCGCACAGCAGCCAGGCGTTCTCTTTCCACTTGCCGCCCGACTTCACGCGGCCGCGGCCCGAGAAGAAGCCCCAGTAGAGGCGGCGCGGCTCCTTGGACCGCAGCTCTTCCGCCAGGACATCCAGGCGGACAAAGGTGTCGTCGTCAGCCTTCAGGACGAAGCGGAAGTCCAGGTGCTGGTCCAGCCAGACGTACATGGCCAACACTTTGGCAGTCAAGTTCTCGTAGGAATCCCGCAGgtcggggaggaggaggagatcgtGGTGGCGGCTCTGCTCGAGTTCCAGGCTGTGCAGCTCCTCGCCGGTCAGGCCCGCCGGTGCCCACCACGAAGCGGCACCACAGGTCACTGCGGGGCACCCGTCCGGCCATCGAGAGCCAGGTGCTTCGGATGATGCTCCGCCGCTCAGTGTACTTCGGCCCGCTGACCACCAGCACCGCCAGAAAGGTGGCTTCCTCCGGAGGGGGCGGAGGGGCCGCCGCAGGGGGGTGAGGGCCGCCCAGGGCCCCCTCCTCGGGCAAgggggggctgctgctgctggtggggCATCCCCCACCCCGGGGAGGACTTGAGGCCCTCCGAGGTGCACCTGGCCAGGTAGAGCAGGACCATCCCGAAGAGGGACAGCCCCCCCAGCAGGGTCTTGTGACGACAGAGCATGCGCACCAGCTTCATGGCGCCCTCTAGTGCCGGGTATTTTTTTCCCACACTCGGGGAGGTGTTGAAATGGGCTCCGCCCCCCGAAAGGCGGGGCAACGCCTTCTTCAAGGCTCAGCCCCGCCTCTCCGCCGAAAACGATCCAATCCCACGGCGGCCGCTCGCCACGCTGGGGGCCGATTGGTTAACAGCGAGGGTAGTCCCCGCCCACCGCAGGCTTTCGATACTCCCCTCGGCCAGGCCCGACTCTTTATTCAGCActgcctttccctcccccccctccttcctccctgagGCAGTTTTGCCTCAGGTTTTGGCGGGaagatttcctcccccctccccacggcTACGGACGGCGGGTTGGGACACACCTCCTCGGGTCGCGTTCGAAGGTGCCGCCGGGTGCCTGCTGGATGATTGTCTTCCGCTTCGGGTCAGCCCCGGCGGAGTGATGTTCTGGCCCGCGGCGCATGCGCGCTCGGGTCCTGACGCGAGACCGTTCTCGGAGGGCCTCGCTGCTTCCGAGGCGGAGAGAAAACGCGAAAGAGCGGGGTCTTGTAGCGGAGGTGGGGGCCGAGCGCGCTGGCACCACGTGACCCGCTTCTCATTCCCTTCTCTCGTTCCCCTGAgcgcccccctccctttcctcaagCCATCCCGACTCAGGGCAAGTGAGGCTGGTGTCCGACGCCATCTTTGAGGGCAGGCTGCGCGCCATGATGGATTAGGGCAACGGAGGTCTGTCCGGCGGGGATTTCTGAGAAGCAGTTAATGCCAGCCAGTAGGATAGTGCAGAAAAAAATGCCGTTTTACGCCCGAATGTGGTTCCAAGTTTGGGCGCGGCCTCCTTAAAAAACTCGGAAAAAGAGGAGCAGTGCCCGAAACAAAGATGGCTGCCTCGGATTCACTTGCCTCAAAGGACCACTTCCAACGGCGAAGTCCCGTCACCCCCCCCGTCTCGTTTGCCTTCAGGTGTCTAACTGGGCGCCTGCTCGTTTCATAAATATCAATTTGAAAGACAAAacgtttcatatttttatttatttgtattttattttatttagtgagTAGGGAGGAAATTATGTTTATTTAGTGAgtagaggaggggggaaataaaaCCGAGCCCCGCCTGCTGGGACTCGCTTCCGCCGGGCGGGCTGGAGGGAGATTGACAGGCTCCCTCGGGGCGGAAGAGGCGGGGCTCCGCCGGTCCTCCCAACTCGGACTGACGTTTCCGGCTTCCTGTCCGAAAGCGAAGAAAGGCCGCCGTTGCCCCGGCGCCGGGTTGGGCATGAAGAGGCTGGGCGGCCGACCGGGAAGGTCAGACACACTTAGACGGGAGAGTGGGAAGAGAGGCcgcctctgagcatgtgcagagtgtctAGAACCCGAAGAGAGCGCTTTCCTTGGTTGTTCGGGCGAGGGTTCCTCTGGGCATGTGCGGAGTGCCGCCCTTTGAATGTCCTTTTTCACTTCGGGGCTTTTCtgcccgggggaggggggggacagcAAGCCGGTTCCATGCGAGGGTGGTTGGCCGAGGATGATGGGTCGTATCTGGGAGACAGGTTTGGATCCGTTGGGCAGTAGGtgaaatcctcgacttacgaccgccacTCAGCCTGGGTTTATATTTGCCCCGTTTTaccgacctttcttgccacggttgctaagtgaaccgcTGGTATCTAAAACAAACGGTAGCCACACTGTATGTGCTTTGTAAAAGTCCGGTATagattaaaaatagattaaaaaatgagtttaaaatgtaaaaatacttatatatagaatttaaaaaatgtaaaatacttCTATATTCTGATagattaaaaatagattaaaattatatatatgtatacgtatatgtatctatttagatttacaacccccggtatgccgaaatatgggaggaagatcactacttccattctctgtccttcggctcgtcacaagagaccatccagacagaagccaatatttttactgttgcctttttgttacatttgttgtatttgtgctgataaatatataaagggagatagatctatactagtctccctttatttatttatcagcacaaatacaacatatatatatgtatattaaaaatataaaaatacttctatagattaaaaacattaaaatgagttaaaaagtaaaaatacttctatatagattaaaatatatttagaataagttaaaatagattaaaatagattaaagtgttaaaaatataaaaatgctttTCTATAGAttgaaaatagattaaaatgagttaaaatataaatatatagattgaaaatagattaaaaatgagctaaaatataaatatatatagattaaaaatagattaaaatgagttaaaatattaaaaattctcactctctctatatatattaaaaaacataCCCCACCCCTGGAtgtggcaaccatcataaataggttgccaagtggctgaatgttgatcacataacTATGGtgcaaagtgtgaaaaatggtcataagtcacttttttcagtgccgttgtaacttcagtcactaagtggaaccattgtaagtcaaagactacctatattggCTTGTCTGCCTGGAGGTTCTCTTTTATACTGTGGAATAAACTCTGTGGAATAAACTCTGACTCAAGAGTTCCTCTGAGAACGTGCAGATTGGTTTTCGCTTCTGCAGAACAAGGAGCAGTTTCTactcttcaaaataaaataaaataaataggaaggATGTTTCTTCCTAAAAACTATCCGAATATAGGGGGATTTCTATGCTGGAACATCAAGGTCAACTCGAAGCTTTTGTTTTTAGCCAATAAATTCTCTTTCTGAAGAAGAGACATTAttaaaggcggggggggggggcgggaactGGTCAAGATTTGAGTGGAAAAagcttggatgctgagaaggttAGTGACCaacggggaggtggggggagccGTGCaatttaatctaatttaaaaaTGGGATTTTTAGTGAATAGATTTATTAAAAGGGAAATGTAAAAGGTAGGTAGGTGTTTGCCTGCCTAGAGAAGGGAAAATTGCAAAGTGAATCAAGTCACCTtactttgtaaaaagaaaaaaaaaatctgttctttgGTGGTTTAAACAAAAACAGGAGCACGATGTGTGAATGCTCCGTTTCTAATGTAATACCTATCTTTGGAAACTCTGGTGTGCCCTTTGAGCAGGTGCGGCCGGGAAAGCATTTCAGTTGGAGTGAAAGTGTTTACATTTCCAACTGAACAGCTTGCCAAGTGCCAAATGCCCTTTCACTTCTGTAACTACGGATCTGTAATGccgtaaaaaaaaatctgcttgcgCCAATCCGGTGCGTGATGTGAACCCACTCAAGTGAATGATTTAGAAGGGATGCGGCGGGGCTTACTAGTCacagaaggtaaaggttcccctcgcacatatgtgctagtcgttcccgactctagggggcggtgctcatctctgtttcaaagccgaagagccagcgctgcccggagacgtctccggggtcatgtggccggtatgactcaactcccgaaggcgtacagaacgctgttccc from Thamnophis elegans isolate rThaEle1 chromosome 15, rThaEle1.pri, whole genome shotgun sequence includes the following:
- the B3GALT6 gene encoding LOW QUALITY PROTEIN: beta-1,3-galactosyltransferase 6 (The sequence of the model RefSeq protein was modified relative to this genomic sequence to represent the inferred CDS: deleted 2 bases in 2 codons) — its product is MKLVRMLCRHKTLLGGLSLFGMVLLYLARCTSEGLKSSPGWGMPHQQQQPPLPEEGALGGPHPPAAAPPPPPEEATFLAVLVVSGPKYTERRSIIRSTWLSMAGRVPRSDLWCRFVVGTGGLTGEELHSLELEQSRHHDLLLLPDLRDSYENLTAKVLAMYVWLDQHLDFRFVLKADDDTFVRLDVLAEELRSKEPRRLYWGFFSGRGRVKSGGKWKENAWLLCDYYLPYALGGGYVISSDLVHYLRLSQDYLNLWQSEDVSLGAWLAPVDVKRIHDPRFDTEYKSRGCNNKYVVTHKQSLEDMLEKHQTLAKEGKLCKEEVKLRLSYVYDWNVPPSQCCQRKMVYPETLGLEGRKGSRTGRATARDGQVSHSNLFPVLNSHPVCLIVLRRF